The Chlamydiales bacterium sequence ATGTTACATTTACAGGGACTTGTGTTTGAATTTGCAATCCTTGCAACGACAATTCATGACATAATGCAGACTCATATACACTTTCAAGCAAACCAGGCCCTCCAAGCACCTTATGGACTTCAATAGCTGCTCCAATAATTTTATAAGACGGTGAACGCATCATAAATGATAAATCTCCGTGTCTCCGCGTCTCCGTGTTTTAACTATTCAAGTTATTGATTAGCAGATAGTTGAAAATCGAGCTGGCGTTATATTAAGAATTATTGCAATAAAATTACAAAAAGTCCTGCTGTCTCCAGGCTTCATAGAGCCCAATGGCTACACTGTTTGCTAAATTTAATGAGCGACCCTCTTTCATGGGAAGGCTGACAAAATGAGGGGCCCACTTTTCGTGGCATTCTTGTGGAAGACCACTTGTTTCTGAGCCAAAAATGAGGTGTGCGTTCTTGGAGTAGGCAATGTCTGTGTAGCGCTGTTTTGCTTTACTAGAAAAGAAATAAAAGGGGGTGTTATCTTTTTCTAAAGATTCGATATATTCTGTTAAATTATCGATAAATTCAACAGACACACCGTCCCAGTAGTCAAGGCCTGCGCGTTTTAACCAGCGATCAGATGTGCTAAATCCAAGAGGGCGAACGAAGATAAGGTCCGCCCCTGTTATTTTGCAGGTTCTTACAATATTACCCGCATTTTGTGGGATTTGTGGCCGAAAGAGAACAATCTTCACTTGTTCTCAGGCTCTTCCTTTGGAGGTGTTGCGCTGACAATTTCTACATCAAAGATTAAAAGTTTATTGGGAGGTAATTGGCCAGAAGTACCATATCCAAGATCTGGATGAATGAATAGAGTGCGTATCTCTTTTTCTTTCATACCAACAAGACCACTTGAAAAGCCTGGTATGGTTTGATCGAGGGGTAGGTTAATGGGCTCATCAGTGTCAAGAGAAGATCCAAAAATAGTTCCGTCAGCAAATCTTCCTGTATAGTGGATTGTGGGGGTAGAATGTGGTTTTACCTCTTCACCGGTCCCCTGCTGAATAATTTTGTATTGTAATTTTCCGGGAATAAGTTCCACAACACCTTCAGCTTTGGCATTTTCTTTTAGAAAGTTTTCTGCTTCTTGAAGGTTTTTGTCCGCAAGTTGGTTGAGGGATTGTTCTTGCAGAGCGAGTATGGAGGATTCATAAACATCTTCATTAAGAGGAGCTGATTTTTTATCGGTATATAAATTCATGCCTTGGATGATGCGAGCTATATCTAAATGCAATCCGGAATTGTCTAGGTTTTGCATCATATAGAATCCAAAGGCTTCAGAAACAAGGCCTGCATCTAGAGTTGGCTCTTCTTTGTTTTCATTAGGTTTTTCAACAGGCTCTGTACAGTATGCAAGAGATGAGCATAGTGTAATTATCAGAGCTGCAAGATAAGATAAGCGTCTTTTTAGCATAGTTTAAGTCCTATAATATTTATTCTTTTTCAATGCTTATTTTTAATTCATTAAGTTGTTTCATCAAAACAGTTGATGGTGCTTCCGTCATCAAGTCACATGCTTTTTGTGTTTTTGGGAAGGCAACAACTTCTTTGATGTTTTCTGTTTTTGTTAAAATCATAACGAGGCGATCAAGGCCAAGGGCAATTCCTGCATGGGGTGGTGTGCCATATTTTAGAGCTTCAATAAAAAATCCAAAACGTTCGGTAATTTCTTTTTCTGAAAGTTTCAAATATTTAAATATTTTTTCTTGAAGGTCACCGCTGTGGATACGTTGTGATCCAGAAGCAAGCTCATAACCATTTAAAACAAGATCATAGCTCGATGAGCGCATTTTCAAAGGATCTGTCTCAATTAAGTGTAGGTCATCAAGAGAAGGTGAAGTAAAGGGGTGATGCTCTGCTTCGATACAATTTTCTTCATCATTCCATTTGAAAAGAGGAAAATCTGTTACCCATAGAAATTCAAAGCGAGTAAAGTCAATAAGCCCTCGCTCTCTTGCAATACGTCTTCTTAAATGATCGAGTGTTTGGTTAACCTGTTTTTCATTTCCTTCAACAAGAAGTAATAAGTCTCCTGGCTGCATTTTACACTGTTCGATCAGTTTTTTTTGTATTGTTTCATCGAAAAATTTTGCAATACCAGTTGAGAGCCCCTCATCGGTGAGCTTTGTGTAATAAGTACCTTGAAGGCCAAATTTAGTTGCAAAGACAGCATATTCATCCAGTGTTTTTCTTGACAGGTCGTGACCAGAAGGGATACATATCGCTTTTATGATGCCTCCATTTTTTAGGGTTTCATGAAAGAAAGGAGCTGTTGAGTCTTTTGCAACGTCATCTAAGCGAATAAAGGGCATGGCAAAGCGCAAGTCGGGCTTGTCCGTTCCGTATAGTTCTTGGCATTCATGGAAAGTCATTCGTTTAAAAGTAGTTGGAACTTTTGTGTTGAGGCAGTGCATGAATACACTGCTAATTAGACCTTCTACAGTTTTAAAGACTTCTTCTGGCGTGACAAAGCTCATTTCTATATCAATTTGAGCAAATTCTGGTTGGCGATCGGCACGAAGATCTTCATCTCTAAAACAAGTGGCTATTTGAAAGTATTTATCTAGGCCTGCAATCATGAGAATTTGTTTAAAGATCTGTGGAGATTGGGGCAGCGCATAAAAGTGTCCATGATGCACTCTAGATGGCACTAAATAATCTCTTGCCCCTTCAGGTGTAGATTTTGCAAGTATGGGGGTCGTGATTTCTAAAAAGCCCAAAGAATCTAAAAATGTACGAATTGCAAGAGTTGCTTTATGTCGAAGAATTAGCTTATTTGCAATATCACCTCTTCTTAGATCAAGGTAGCGGTACTTTAGGCGTAGTTCTTCATTAACATCGATAGTTTCATCAGAAATAGAGAATGGTGGGGTCTTTGCTTTGGATAGGATTTCCAATTCTAAGACTTCGATTTCGATGTCGCCCGTTGCCATTTTGGCGTTATGCATGCCATCTTTTCGAAGAGAGACTTTGCCCTTTATGGAGATAACCCATTCAGAGCGAAGTTTTGAGGCGTTTATGCAAAGGTCTTCATTAACTTTTGGGTCAAAAACAAGTTGTGTGATACCGTAACGATCTCTTAAGTCGATAAAAATTAAGTTACCATGATCTCTTCGTCTGTGTACCCACCCAGATAATGTAACGAAAGTGTTTGCGTGAGATTTATTAAGCTCACTGCAGGTGTGAGTTCTTCTATAGTCAAACATAGGACCCTTCTATAATACTTAAGGTAATGATTTTAATTTTTGAATGAGGCAAGAGAGTGTAACAGTTTCTGTAGTATGTGTTTGCATTTCTTTTAGTTCTGCCTTATCGCAAAGCAGTTCATTTTCGCCAATAACAAGAGAATATTTGGCTTTAAGTGAATCTGCATAGCGAAGTTTGTCTTTAAGTTTTTTATCGCTAAAGTCCATTTCTGCAAAAATCCCATTTTGTCGCAGTTGTTTAAGGAGTGTAAAGCAGTATGTATTTGCAGATGCACCAAGTGCGATAATAAATAAAGTGGGGCCTTGGCGGACTGGAAGATACGCATTTTGTGCAATTAATGTTTGTAAAATGCGTTCAATGCCAGTTGCAAAGCCGACAGCTGGAAGATTTGGGCCCCCCAGAGTCTTAATGAGGCCATCATAGCGCCCGCCTGCTCCTATTGTATTTTGAGCACCAAGTTCTCCTGATGTGATCTCAAATACAGTTTTATTGTAATAGTCGAGACCTCTTACTAGCTTTGCATTAACATTAAAGGGAATGTTGAGCTGCGTAAGAAGATTGCAGATTTTTTCCAAGTTAGATTTGCACTCATCGTTTAAATAATTTTTAAGGGATGGCGCCTCCTCTAACAGAGCATGATCAGCAGGATCTTTTGAGTCTAGAATACGAAGAGGGTTAGTTTTAAGACGTATTTGACTATCTGGTGATAATTTGGCTGCAACGGGAGTTAAAAAATCTTGTAGGGCCTGTCTAAATGCTCCCCTGCAGTTAGAATCGCCAACAGAATTAATATGGAGTGTTAAATTTTTAAGACCTAAAGATTCATAAAGAGAATAAAGTAGGTCAATTATCTCTACATCCTGCTCTTCAGATCCATTTCCGATGGCTTCTGCACCAAATTGATGAAATTGGCGATACCTTCCAGCTTGTGGCCTGTCATAGCGAAACATGGGGCCTATGTAGAAGAGCTTGTGAAGAGGCGACTGTAAATGAAGCTGTTTTTCAATGAATGCACGCATTACAGAAGCAGTCATCTCTGGTCTAAGAGACATAGATCTGCCAGCTTTGTCTTCAAAAGTATACATTTCTTTAGAAACAATATCAGAACTATCACCAACGCCTCGTTGAAACAATTCTGTACGTTCAAAGAGTGGAGTACGTACTTCTTGAAACCCGTAACTTTTGGCAAGGGTGCAAATGGTTGTTTCCAAATAATTCCAAAAGCGTGATTGTCTCCAAGAAAAATTTACATCCGGCTCAACTGGCAGAATATCATATGTTCCCTTGGGGATGGCAATGCTCATAAATATAACTCAATTACTAGACAGGCAAGCAGGGGATTATAAAATGATTGCGATAAAGAGTAAAGAGCTCTTTTATACACAAACAATTCTTCAGCTTGTTTGTGTATATTAACCAAAAAGGGTCTGAACCTCCAGGTGTAAAAACGATGTGGAAGGGGATGGCAAGAATGGTAGATTTTGCCATTGCTTGGGAGGTTTTTGGAAGATGAAAAAATACTTGAAGAGTGCTTTTCAATTGGGAAAATTTGACTTATGGGTAATTAAGATGTGCATACGGGTACGTAAACTTTTCTGCATTTATGATGTGTATAGCTTTGTTTTTTCTTGCATAAAACTTTAATGAAAATTTACAGTCTGTGTATAAATCGTTGAGGTATAGATATGGCTGGTATTGTGAGAGAGTTAGATAGGATCCATTCTTTGTATGATTCAGGTTTCCTCTTATTAGATATAAAAGGTATACAGAAGAAGTTTGTACCGGATCAATGGTTAGACTACCTCGTTCAGATCATCCCATGCCACATGGCCTTAGAAGGGGGTGTTGTGCCCAAAATATTTTATCTTTTTAAAAATATAGACTTTAAAAACGAAGGAATCTTAATAGAAGAGGTCATTCTTGCGGGTCGTATTAAGGAATATTCACGTTCTAAAATTTCTGATGTACAAATTATTGCTGATATCAATGCTATTTTAAAGCGTGTATTATCAAGTCAAATACTCTTTATCTATCCCGAAGTCTATTGTGAGCCGGAAGCTTTTGAAGAAATTGTTGCCAATCTTAAGTCTAATAAAAATTTAATTTTTCAAGTAAGAGAGAGGATGGGGAAGCAGACTTCTTTCTATTTTGCTTGTCGGCAAGGTCGCTTATCTGTGATCAATAAATTAATCGAAATGGCTGAAGAAGAGGGAAGAATCGATTGGCTATTTCAGTTAGCTCAGGATGGAACTACAGCTTTGCACAGTGCAAGTATTTACCCTCACGTGGATGTCATGCGTCTCTTAATCAAACTAGCTAAGAGCAAAGGTCAAAATGAATGGTTGTCTCTAGAAGTAAGCAAAAAGACCTTAGCTGATTACAGAACCAAAGGAGTGATTTTTCACTTAGACCTTATGTTTCGGTTAATTGCTGAAGAGGAGGGGCAAGGAAGTACTTCAGAGATTCCTACTTCTGTTGAAAGGCCCATCTCTGTTGATGGATCTGTGATTAATGAAGCAAAACAACTAGTTACCCAGCATATTTTGTCGCAAGGAATAGTCCAGCGCTGTGACTGGAGTCCAGATGGTAAGGATATCATTTTTAAAGTAGAATGTTCCCCTTTTCCTCCTTCGAGGATAAGATTTGATTCGCCCTTACTTGAAGGAGAAACACTTATCCATCAATGGATTTATGGATATCAAGTATTTTGCCTTATTAGAAAAATAGACGGTCTGGATTATATAATTTTAAATCAGTTGGGAGAGGTGAAGCAGCGAGGCCCCATATCTTTTTCAGAAGATGTTCTCATTACGGATGAACTTGTTGAGGTACTTATAGAGGAAATGGTACCTAATTTTACTATATCGAGTAAGAGAGATATACAAGAAGGTGTTTCCTTCATGCCTCCCTCTTTTACATCTCGGAGTTGGTCTTGGGAAGATAAAAATGTGACTGTATTGGAGCACGACGATGAACTTATATGGCAGTTATTTGATAAAGCTAGGAGAACGACAAGTTATGCGCCTTTTGGTGTGGCATTTCTTTCAAATAACACATTTTTTGAAAGAAACTATTATGTGGACCGCTATACGATGGCAGTAAGAGATCGTGTAGATTTATCATTAGGAATAACAGGCTGTAAACATGAACCAAGAGAACCTAAAAATTTCAAATCAATAACTACAACTGTTGAAGGGTTTCACACAGCATTATTTCGAGAAGAATGCTCTCAACAAGAGAACATCCGTATACAGAAGATATATAAGGCATTATCTCATTCTCCGTGTCCAGTGAGTGATTTTAATGCATTGCCTTCTGTGTCGGATTATAACCGTTTTTTCATTGAATTTTTAGGTAATTTTTCCTTGGAGCATGTAAACACGTCTGTAATCAATCACCCGTTGTGTTCTATTCTTTTAAAGCCTACTCTTGTCGCTTCTAGTAAATTAGATCCAACGAGGCCTATCGATAATAATATGTGGGTTGTTTCTTTGGTTAATACAGATAAAAAACATTGGTATGGACATGCGGCGATTATTATCGAAACTATGGAAGAGGGGCAATACTGTATGTATAAAGCTCATTTGAGACTTAAGGATCGTCCTACCAAAACAATACCACTTAATACAGCACCAGGCCTTGTGGAGCATATAAAAATAGATTCGCCAGATCAATTTAGGTGTGAAGAGAGGGCAGATACCTGGCATGTTCGTAAATCTGATGTAGCACGTATGAGAAGCTTTATACAGGAACAAATTGTTCTTCAAGAACAAGGCGATGTTGCTGTTTTTTTTAATGCAAGGGGATCTAATGCAGCACTTGTGGATGCAGAAAGAGAAGTTGGAAGTAGTTCAAGACCTGTAGAAAATTGCATTACATGGGCAAGAGGAGTATTATCGCAGGCAAACATATGGCTAGATGATGGTGGAATGTTATTTACTGCCCCTGTAGAATATAGGAATGGTGCTAAATCTTATCCTAAAGATCTCGAGGATACGTCTCGCTGTATTCTCTTATAATTTAACAAGAAAAGAAGGTGTTTATGGCTCATGGAGCATCTGGAAGTAATTCTCGACCTGCAGTAGTAGATGTTGGTTTTTTAAGGCGTGCTATGAAAGATCGTGCCGATAGAGCAGTTGATCGGGTCGTTCCAGCAGTGACTACGGTAGTAAAAGATGGAGTTAAGTTTTCTTTGGATATTGCAGGAACTGCAAGTGTAGCGGCAGTGAGCGCGGCTGCGGAGTCTTCCCTGCCTGGAAGCGGGTGTGTGATGGCTGCGTCTATTAGTACGAGTGTAGAAGCAGCAACTAATTCTTCCATGCAGGCAGTGGGTCCTTCGATAGGCTCATCGATTGTTAGTGTTGCAGAAACTAGCAAAAAAGTGCTTCATAAGGTAGTGGATAGCCTTCCAGATTCTTCTTTTAGGTAGGGTGTGATAGTGTTCCTGCAAAAGATCCTATTCGATGGAAAGGATCTTGGGGGCAGATCCCTCAAAATGCCCAGGAGAAGGCTTTGAGTGCAAAAAATGCTCAAGGTATTTCATGAGATATCTGCTCCTTTTTGGGAATGGCTCTATTTTGAGTAGGCATCAACGGCATTGAAGATGGGATCAAGGTTTTTAGCAGAAGATAAATCTTTAGGCTGCAAGCCTGAAATCCCGATGATGAAGAGAGAGAGTTTCTCTGTTGGATATGTGCGGTAGGCGCCGCTTATGGCAAGTTTTATTTCAGGATCTTTTGAGGCGTTATAAACCGTGGTAAGTGCTGTTTGATTGGGAATATTGATGTCGGATCTTGGGTATGCTGCGTATAATTCACTAGCAGTATTGTACTTGAGAGGATTGATATTTCGCTCTTTTAAAGAGAGAAGTGTTTTTTGAATTGCTTGTGCCAGATCTACTTCTGGAGTACTATTAGGGCTATTTAAATTTTGATAAGTTTCGCCTGTAAAGTAGGAAGATCCATTAAACAATAAACCAGAGGCCTCAGCTTGCAAGCGTGGGCTACTTACTTGTCCTTCTAGTTCTATAAATTTCTGCGTAACAGCTCCATTGAGATCATTTCTTGTAATGGAGTTATTGGTCTGGGCTTGAACATTTGTAGCGAGCATGAAGATTATGCAAGATAAAATTTTATTTAATAGCATGTGATTTTCCTTGTTTGGATATATTTCACTCTATAGAAAATAAAAATTATTTTTCAATGATCAAGTGTTTATGTATAGCTTGCATATTGAGTTTAATGCTTTTAGGGTTGATAGGAATAGATGCTTTTAGTTTTTTAAGTAAGGAAGATGAGAGGTAAGTTTCCAATTTAGAGTCAATTACGAGCAATAGAAAAAGTTCTAAGTGTTCATAAGTTGTAGGGTTAATTTCACTAAAAACATGATCTAGTTCTTGTTCTATAAACTGATGCTGTTCTTTCTCTGCTAAGGCATATGCATCCATGCAGTGGTTGAAAAGCTTTGTAAAATCTGTAAGTGTTTCTGTTTGATTTTTTTTTAGTAGAAAAGATAGGTCATTGTCTGCTTGTTTGAGTGAGTCGGTACGTGTCTTTGCAAGGGCCTTTAATGTTGTTGCAAGCTGATGATAGCCAAGTGGAGCATTTGATAGCAGGAGCTTTTTTTTATTTGCAGCGTGAGATTCTGAATAATTTTGGATGATAGGAAGTGTATTTTTTTGATTGGTATTGTAAAGGTAGAGTGCACTGCAAATAAAGATAGCAAAGGCTACTGGAATCATTAATTTAGAATGCCATGATGGTGATGCTTTAGTTGGTATGTCATAAGATTCAGCAAAAAAAGAGTTCTCAGAGGGAGATGGAGTGTCTGCTGGGCATTTAGATGAGTTTATATTGACAGAATGAATTAAATGAATAATTTCTTCGTCGGAAAATTTTTTTGGGGATTGGTTCTTGCTAGACATAATTTTAGGGGTAAAGATTTCTTGCATTTAGATTAAACGATTAGAAGTTTTTTTGTTAGCCAAAAACCAAATTTTCAATCTATTTGGGTATAGACTTCTTACAAGAAGTTTAGTAATCTTTACGTATAAACCAAGTTTAAGAAGTGGTGTTTTGATATGTTGTATTTTTTAGGAGTGTGAACGTGAGTACCGTATGGAATGTCTTCAAGCCAGCACCGCACCTAAAAGAAATTCAAGACGAGGAAATTGTAAAAAAGCAATACAAGTACTGGCGACTTCGTATATTTTATACGATGTACATCGGGTATGCTTTTTACTATTTTACAAGAAAGAGCTATACTTTTGCCATGCCAGCCCTTATGGAAAACTTGGGCTTTGATGAGAGTCAGCTTGGCTTTTTAGGTACGGTTCTTGCCATAACCTATGGGGTTAGTAAATTTACAAGCGGTATTCTTTCAGATAAGTCAAACCCTCGTTTTTTTATGGGGATAGGACTTATTCTTACAGGTGTTATGAACCTATTTTTTGGTATGTCTTCTTCCCTCTTCTTCTTTGCTCTTTTTTGGGGGCTGAATGGGTGGTTTCAAGGTTGGGGATGGCCTCCTTGTGCAAGGCTTTTAACTCATTGGTATTCGCAGAAAGAAAGAGGAACTTGGTGGGGGCTTTGGAATTCAAGCCATAATATTGGTGGATTTCTCATACCGTTTATTGCAGCCTATGCAGCCCAGTTGTGGGGCTGGCGTGCTGCTATGTTTATTCCTGGCTGTATGTGTATTTTGCTTGGCTTTTTTATTATCAATCGTTTGAGAGATACGCCACAGTCTTTAGGACTTCCTCCCATTGAAAAGTTTCGTAATGACTATCCAGGTAGGCGCGAAGATGTGGTAGAAAGAGAGTTGTCGGTAAAAGAAATCCTTGTCGAATATGTGTTAAAGAATAAGTACATTTGGGTTTTGGCTATCGCGTACTTTTTTGTTTACGTGATTAGGACAGCTATTAATGATTGGACAGCGTTATTTTTAGTAAAAGAAAAGGGATATTCGCAAATTGGTGCTGCAGCTTCAGTTTCTCTTTTTGAATTGGGTGGTTTTCTAGGTGGTCTTACTGCTGGTTGGTCATCTGATAAAATATGCGCAGGAAAAAGAGGGCCTATCAACGTTCTTTTTACTTTAGGGGCTTTGGTAGGAGTTTATTTATTCTACAAGATCCCAGCGGGTTTTCATTTATTAGGATATACACACTGGGATGCTACAATGTTGTTTATCATTGGGTTTTGTATATTTGGCCCACAAATGTTGATAGGTGTTGCAGCAGCAGAGCTTTCGCATAAAAAAGCAGCAGCAACATCAACAGGCTTTGTTGGGTGTTTTGCTTATCTTGGGGCTGCATCAGCGGGTTTTCCAATAGGTATTGTGATTCGCGATTGGGGCTGGGTAGACTATTTTACCATTTTAAGTGTTTGTGGCTTGATTGCAACACTTGTGCTTATGCCGCTTTGGTCTATTAAAATAAACCCTAAAGCATGACTAGAATGGATTGGGTCCCTCTTCATGTTCACTCACAATATTCTATATTGGATGCAGCAGCATCTGTTAAGGATATAGCCGAAAAGGCTGCAGCTTATGCCATGCCAGCTGTTGCTTTGACAGATCATGGAAATCTTTTTGGAGCAGTGGATTTTTTTAAAACATGTAAGGGGGTAAATGTAAAGCCTCTGATCGGTTGCGAGGTTTATGTTGCTCCTTCATCCCGCTTTGAGAAAGCAAAATCTTCATTTGGAAAAACAGCTCATCATTTAGTTCTTATTGCAAAAGATTTAGAAGGTTATCATAACCTCTGTAAATTATCGTCTATAGGATATTTAGAAGGCTTTTATTATCATCCACGCATCGATAAGCAAGTTTTAAAACAATTCTCTAAAGGGATTATTTGTTTGTCGGCTTGCTTGAGTAGTAGTGTTGCAGAAAAAGCGTTACATTCTAGTCATGAAGAGTTAATACAGGAAATTAGTTGGTTTTCAGATTTATTTAAGGAGGATTATTATTTAGAGATTCAGCGGCATCGAATGAGTGATGAGAACATTCTTATAGATGGTTTGGGAGAAGAAACGTGGCTTTATCAAAACTATGTTGATTTTATTGAGAAGCAAGAAAAAGTAAACACCCTTCTCATAGAGGCATCTAAAAAGCTTGGCATTCCACTTGTT is a genomic window containing:
- a CDS encoding tRNA (cytidine(34)-2'-O)-methyltransferase; its protein translation is MKIVLFRPQIPQNAGNIVRTCKITGADLIFVRPLGFSTSDRWLKRAGLDYWDGVSVEFIDNLTEYIESLEKDNTPFYFFSSKAKQRYTDIAYSKNAHLIFGSETSGLPQECHEKWAPHFVSLPMKEGRSLNLANSVAIGLYEAWRQQDFL
- a CDS encoding FKBP-type peptidyl-prolyl cis-trans isomerase, coding for MLKRRLSYLAALIITLCSSLAYCTEPVEKPNENKEEPTLDAGLVSEAFGFYMMQNLDNSGLHLDIARIIQGMNLYTDKKSAPLNEDVYESSILALQEQSLNQLADKNLQEAENFLKENAKAEGVVELIPGKLQYKIIQQGTGEEVKPHSTPTIHYTGRFADGTIFGSSLDTDEPINLPLDQTIPGFSSGLVGMKEKEIRTLFIHPDLGYGTSGQLPPNKLLIFDVEIVSATPPKEEPENK
- the aspS gene encoding aspartate--tRNA ligase, which codes for MFDYRRTHTCSELNKSHANTFVTLSGWVHRRRDHGNLIFIDLRDRYGITQLVFDPKVNEDLCINASKLRSEWVISIKGKVSLRKDGMHNAKMATGDIEIEVLELEILSKAKTPPFSISDETIDVNEELRLKYRYLDLRRGDIANKLILRHKATLAIRTFLDSLGFLEITTPILAKSTPEGARDYLVPSRVHHGHFYALPQSPQIFKQILMIAGLDKYFQIATCFRDEDLRADRQPEFAQIDIEMSFVTPEEVFKTVEGLISSVFMHCLNTKVPTTFKRMTFHECQELYGTDKPDLRFAMPFIRLDDVAKDSTAPFFHETLKNGGIIKAICIPSGHDLSRKTLDEYAVFATKFGLQGTYYTKLTDEGLSTGIAKFFDETIQKKLIEQCKMQPGDLLLLVEGNEKQVNQTLDHLRRRIARERGLIDFTRFEFLWVTDFPLFKWNDEENCIEAEHHPFTSPSLDDLHLIETDPLKMRSSSYDLVLNGYELASGSQRIHSGDLQEKIFKYLKLSEKEITERFGFFIEALKYGTPPHAGIALGLDRLVMILTKTENIKEVVAFPKTQKACDLMTEAPSTVLMKQLNELKISIEKE
- the hisS gene encoding histidine--tRNA ligase — protein: MSIAIPKGTYDILPVEPDVNFSWRQSRFWNYLETTICTLAKSYGFQEVRTPLFERTELFQRGVGDSSDIVSKEMYTFEDKAGRSMSLRPEMTASVMRAFIEKQLHLQSPLHKLFYIGPMFRYDRPQAGRYRQFHQFGAEAIGNGSEEQDVEIIDLLYSLYESLGLKNLTLHINSVGDSNCRGAFRQALQDFLTPVAAKLSPDSQIRLKTNPLRILDSKDPADHALLEEAPSLKNYLNDECKSNLEKICNLLTQLNIPFNVNAKLVRGLDYYNKTVFEITSGELGAQNTIGAGGRYDGLIKTLGGPNLPAVGFATGIERILQTLIAQNAYLPVRQGPTLFIIALGASANTYCFTLLKQLRQNGIFAEMDFSDKKLKDKLRYADSLKAKYSLVIGENELLCDKAELKEMQTHTTETVTLSCLIQKLKSLP
- the pgtP gene encoding phosphoglycerate transporter protein PgtP, which produces MSTVWNVFKPAPHLKEIQDEEIVKKQYKYWRLRIFYTMYIGYAFYYFTRKSYTFAMPALMENLGFDESQLGFLGTVLAITYGVSKFTSGILSDKSNPRFFMGIGLILTGVMNLFFGMSSSLFFFALFWGLNGWFQGWGWPPCARLLTHWYSQKERGTWWGLWNSSHNIGGFLIPFIAAYAAQLWGWRAAMFIPGCMCILLGFFIINRLRDTPQSLGLPPIEKFRNDYPGRREDVVERELSVKEILVEYVLKNKYIWVLAIAYFFVYVIRTAINDWTALFLVKEKGYSQIGAAASVSLFELGGFLGGLTAGWSSDKICAGKRGPINVLFTLGALVGVYLFYKIPAGFHLLGYTHWDATMLFIIGFCIFGPQMLIGVAAAELSHKKAAATSTGFVGCFAYLGAASAGFPIGIVIRDWGWVDYFTILSVCGLIATLVLMPLWSIKINPKA